A region from the Salminus brasiliensis chromosome 22, fSalBra1.hap2, whole genome shotgun sequence genome encodes:
- the ppp1r16a gene encoding protein phosphatase 1 regulatory subunit 16A yields MAEHAELLAEMTTVGRLSATERLKHAQKRRAQQLKGWAQMEKENARGGKAAQKGDREKKSKKEGGKKVVFPSNITLLEAAARNDVEEVRELLKSGVSPDLFNEDGLTALHQCCIDDFVEVVRCLLDAGASVNACDSELWTPLHAAATCGHTGLVQLLVQAGADLLAVNADGNMPYDLCEDEATLELIEVVMAEQGITQERIDECRGVKEREMLADVQGLVERGADLNASDEQGATLLHIAAANGYLSVGELLLEQRVRVEEKDSDGWTPLHAAACWGQLHMVELLVAHGANLNAKSVLEETPLDVCADEEVRAKMLELKHKHDAIMKSQDRQKGTLQRRASSASSRGKVVRRTSVNERSNMYRREHHKEAMVWQERGGQPEPPDDDEDRQTDAELKQHAALVAGSSGGSSGGSSGGSSTVSRPNDGGESSNAVPTLGNGDTPSFSSSSVPGELRSGGRMDRSASYQLTPSVVEGGDGADSMTREKSHHTLAELKRQRAAAKLQKRPAPAPPLSVQEESALPLSGYQGEPSASEQENTYNTVYFTPASGDPPLLKLIAPEEETPTTKEPCCGLM; encoded by the exons ATGGCGGAGCATGCTGAGCTTCTAGCCGAAATGACAACTGTCGGGCGTCTGTCCGCCACAGAGCGTCTGAAGCATGCACAGAAGCGCCGGGCCCAGCAGCTCAAAGGCTGGGCTCAGATGGAGAAGGAGAACGCCCGAGGGGGAAAAGCTGCTCAGAAGGGagacagggagaaaaagagcaaGAAGGAAGGCGGCAAGAAGGTGGTCTTTCCCAGCAACATCACCTTGCTGGAGGCTGCAGCCAGGAATGACGTGGAGGAAG tgagggAGCTGCTGAAGAGTGGGGTCAGTCCGGACCTGTTTAACGAAGACGGTCTCACGGCATTAcaccag TGCTGTATAGATGATTTTGTGGAGGTGGTGCGCTGCCTGCTGGACGCAGGGGCGAGTGTAAATGCGTGTGACAGTGAGCTGTGGACACCTTTACATGCGGCAGCTACCTGCGGACACACCGGCCTCGTCCAGCTCCTCGTACAGGC TGGTGCAGATCTGTTGGCAGTAAACGCGGACGGGAACATGCCATATGACCTGTGCGAGGACGAGGCTACACTGGAGCTCATAGAGGTGGTGATGGCTGAGCAGG GCATCACTCAGGAACGCATTGACGAATGTCGtggagtgaaggagagagagatgctggCAGATGTTCAAGGGCTGGTAGAAAGGGGGGCTGACTTGAATGCATCAGACGAGCAAGGAGCTACTCtg CTGCACATCGCAGCCGCTAACGGTTATCTGTCAGTGGGGGAGCTGCTGCTGGAGCAGAGAGTGCGTGTGGAGGAAAAGGACAGCGATGGCTGGACTCCGCTTCATGCTGCTGCTTGCTGGGGGCAG cTGCACATGGTAGAACTGCTGGTGGCCCATGGAGCAAATCTAAATGCCAAATCTGTCCTGGAAGAAACTCCTCTAG ATGTGTGTGCGGACGAGGAGGTGAGGGCGAAGATGTTGGAGCTGAAACACAAACACGACGCCATCATGAAGAGTCaggacagacagaaaggcaCGCTGCAGAGACGAGCTTCCAGCGCCAGCAGCAGAGG TAAGGTGGTGAGACGTACGAGTGTGAATGAGCGGAGTAACATGTACAGAAGAGAGCACCATAAGGAGGCGATGGTGTGGCAGGAGAGAGGAGGCCAGCCCGAACCGCCAGACGACGATGAGGACAGACAAACAGACGCTGAACTGAAACAGCACGCCGCCCTG GTGGCTGGCTCCAGCGGCGGCTCCAGCGGCGGCTCCAGCGGCGGTTCCAGCACTGTTTCGCGGCCAAACGATGGCGGAGAATCCAGCAACGCGGTCCCCACTCTGGGGAACGGCGAcactccctctttctcctcgTCCTCGGTGCCAGGGGAGCTACGGAGCGGGGGCAGAATGGACCGCAGTGCATCCTACCAGCTGACCCCCAGCGTGGTGGAGGGAGGCGACGGGGCAGACAGCATGACCCGAGAGAAATCCCACCACACGCTCGCTGAACTGAAGCGCCAGAGAGCTGCTGCAAAGCTCCAGAAACGGCCAGCCCCTGCGCCCCCGCTGTCTGTCCAGGAGGAGAGCGCGCTGCCTCTGTCCGGTTACCAGGGGGAGCCCTCGGCCTCTGAACAGGAGAACACGTATAACACTGTTTATTTCACTCCAGCCAGCGGAGACCCACCACTGTTAAAGCTCATAGCACCTGAAGAGGAGACACCCACCACAAAGGAGCCATGCTGCGGACTAATGTAG
- the LOC140544371 gene encoding uncharacterized protein, which translates to MKIKVISTREEDFSVWVFKADVPQASLLSELKPIMILLPFFCVLLGALGAQAKVVKTFEECKEFFYNNTEPRGMSLNYKKICQKHGNDPASRFASLYSEYHRIPVYSAYIFKPGCNNTQGRHSKFFIEPQLSGYDEEKMSPEHEFDVDEIKKNQAINSYYSYTGYDHGHLAPRSFQCGDSRDATFTLTNAAPMDACFNRAHWRQWEDKLKSILIEELQFSTAATPYLVTGTVPQPNHKIPQKEEKDEGEQKEVEKVTVPSHVWTALCFVHPTDDSKSFSLGYIGPNQPDSLIRVMSVQDMESELGLLYESKLFSIFADDCFSSNQKSQEKISYLTKQVQLPSTQRLQMATDLLNTYETAINYNADQPGSSRKRFKVTEMTITQSFDNIKNYFQEVEKMKYVMESTCLLTKIGREHSGVQRRSVSGESEAVECQLVPEKSRIAGKSENYCTSPCLYQQDKDSYWCYYGQTQVQCSPLYSSITYNGKKCKPNHLCGTYGYEYYWCYTEPDSWDYCSPPIWQSKAKNGHYCRTNHACDKYGKSSNWCYTSDSNTQQNCCTQDDCFSAIDGKTCKPEYPCGFYGKSYMWCYTTDDSWDYCCKNC; encoded by the exons ATGAAGATAAAGGTCATTTCCACGAGGGAGGAGGACTTTAGTGTCTGGGTATTTAAAGCAGACGTGCCCCAGGCGTCTTTGCTCTCTGAGCTGAAGCCCATCATGATTCTGTTGCCTTTCTTCTGCGTTCTGCTGGGGGCACTTGGTGCTCAGGCTAAAGTGGTCAAGACCTTCGAGGAGTGTAAGGaatttttttacaataatacagaaCCAAGAGGGATGAGTCTGAATTACAAGAAAATCTGTCAGAAACATGGAAATGACCCCGCTTCGCGCTTCGCTTCGCTCTACTCTGAATACCACAGAATTCCAGTGTACAGCGCTTACATCTTCAAGCCTGGATGCAACAACACACAAGGCAGACATTCAAAGTTCTTTATTGAACCTCAG CTTTCTGGATACGATGAAGAGAAAATGAGCCCAGAACATGAATTTGATGTTGATGAAATTAAAAAGAACCAAGCTATTAATAGTTACTACAGTTACACAGGGTATGACCATGGGCACCTTGCCCCCAGAAGCTTCCAATGTGGCGACAGCCGGGATGCAACGTTTACACTGACCAACGCAGCTCCCATGGACGCATGCTTTAACCGTGCCCACTGGCGTCAGTGGGAAGATAAACTGAAGTCGATATTGATCGAAGAGCTCCAATTTAGTACTGCAGCTACTCCTTACCTGGTCACGGGTACTGTCCCTCAGCCAAATCATAAAATCCCTCAGAAGGAGGAGAAAGATGAAGGGGAACAGAAAGAGGTGGAGAAAGTGACCGTTCCCTCTCACGTTTGGACGGCTCTTTGTTTTGTTCACCCCACTGACGACAGCAAGTCGTTTTCCCTGGGCTACATTGGACCGAACCAGCCGGACAGTTTAATCAGGGTGATGTCAGTTCAGGATATGGAGTCTGAGCTAGGATTGCTATATGAAAGCAAAttattttccatttttgctGATGACTGTTTTTCCAGCAATCAAAAATCTCAGGAGAAGATAAGCTACCTGACTAAACAAGTCCAACTGCCGTCCACCCAGAGACTCCAGATGGCTACTGATCTGTTAAACACGTATGAAACAGCCATCAACTATAACGCTGATCAGCCAGGGTCTTCTAGAAAAAGATTCAAGGTTACTGAGATGACCATTACACAGTCCTTCGAcaatattaaaaattattttcaGGAGGTGGAGAAAATGAAGTATGTGATGGAGAGCACCTGCCTTCTGACCAAGATCGGCAGAGAACATAGTGGAGTGCAGAGGAGAAGTGTGTCTGGGGAGTCAGAAGCTGTTGAATGTCAGCTAGTGCCAGAGAAATCAAGGATCGCAGGAAAATCAGAGAACTACTGCACGTCACCCTGCCTTTACCAGCAAGACAAAGATAGTTACTGGTGCTACTATGGGCAGACTCAGGTCCAGTGCTCACCCCTGTACTCATCCATCACATATAATGGGAAGAAATGCAAGCCTAACCACCTATGTGGCACTTATGGCTATGAGTACTACTGGTGTTACACTGAGCCTGACAGCTGGGACTACTGTAGCCCACCTATATGGCAAAGCAAAGCCAAAAATGGCCACTATTGTCGTACTAACCATGCCTGTGACAAATATGGTAAGAGTTCCAACTGGTGTTACACCTCTGACAGCAACACCCAGCAAAACTGCTGCACTCAAGACGACTGCTTCTCTGCCATAGACGGCAAAACCTGCAAACCTGAATACCCCTGCGGCTTCTATGGGAAGTCTTACATGTGGTGCTACACCACTGATGACAGCTGGGACTACTGCTGCAAGAACTGTTGA